Proteins found in one Planococcus citri chromosome 2, ihPlaCitr1.1, whole genome shotgun sequence genomic segment:
- the LOC135834509 gene encoding uncharacterized protein LOC135834509 — protein MGIPTLKQAFCSYPLRSGVSFIWGISLLWNIGWYFFDESKSPPFVLEILDSQNFIQLPDGHHFVEYRRCYYIIQIVVLIIALVGECTGHVNYTSEETEQSQSGSSSTKNQCYCVCEAKSAPGCLFPWMVIEQLMIYIYAFATVRYGYMYYMRYSEGKSIFTTDMLHEILFPILFALHFYLCWIIYSYYIELKRKAGRRVTLAPSPTVPESAPSRNDHTSPDSSPST, from the exons ATGGGTATTCCAACATTGAAACAAGCGTTCTGTTCCTATCCGTTGAGATCTGGAGTAAGCTTCATTTGGGGCATTAGCTTA TTATGGAACATAGGCTGgtacttttttgatgaaagcAAAAGTCCACCTTTCGTCTTAGAAATTT tggacagtcaaaatttcatccaactTCCTGATGGGCATCACTTCGTCGAGTACAGACGGTGTTATTACATCATTCAGATAGTAGTGTTGATCATTGCTCTGGTTGGAGAATGTACAGGACATGTGAATTACACATCAGAAGAAACCGAACAGAGCCAATCAGGGTCTAGTTCCACCAAGAACCAATGCTACTGTGTTTGTGAAGCTAAG AGCGCACCTGGCTGCTTATTTCCATGGATGGTGATCGAACAGCTTATGATCTATATATACGCTTTTGCAACAGTACGTTATGGCTATATGTATTATATGCGTTATTCGGAAGGTAAAAGCATATTTACAACTGACATGCTCCACGAAATACTGTTCCCAATATTATTTG CACTCCATTTCTATCTGTGCTGGATTATATACAGTTACTATATCGAACTAAAAAGAAAAGCCGGCAGAAGAGTTACATTGGCACCATCACCAACCGTACCTGAATCAGCTCCCAGCCGGAATGACCACACTTCACCAGATTCGTCTCCTTCTACTTAG
- the LOC135834512 gene encoding uncharacterized protein LOC135834512 — MCVCFICFIAWLWNCAHLIYGFSYTDSPPDFLEFLDSLHYPSYGFHFVDYSQLYYAIQSSVMFFAICPGLVIDSFFFLTPLAVSETLMLLMYLIKILTYLWLRINLAPSTENPLKLLILFAFHYYFCSSIFSFFSQLSKGEHGCEHRLTINVKITKSTQDASSLRASAPCSNDETFLPVSQENSSYATKTPEAPVFTQPPSYVV, encoded by the exons ATGTGCGTGTGTTTTATTTGCTTTATTGCTTGG CTATGGAACTGTGCCCACTTGATATATGGATTCTCATATACAGATTCACCACCTGATTTCCTCGAATTCC tGGACAGCCTACATTACCCATCATATGGGTTTCATTTCGTAGATTATAGCCAGTTGTACTACGCCATTCAAAGTTCTGTGATGTTTTTCGCGATTTGCCCCGGCTTAGTTATA GACTCATTTTTCTTCCTAACTCCATTGGCTGTGAGTGAAACGCTCATGCTTCTGATGTATTTGATCAAAATACTCACCTATTTGTGGCTGCGTATAAACTTGGCTCCATCGACAGAAAACCCTCTAAAACTGTTGattttatttg CATTCCATTATTACTTTTGCTCGAGTATCTTCAGTTTCTTCAGCCAACTATCAAAAGGAGAGCATGGATGCGAACATCGATTGACAataaacgttaaaatcacgaaaTCGACACAAGATGCTTCGTCTCTTCGAGCATCTGCTCCCTGTTCGAATGATGAAACCTTCCTGCCGGTTTCACAGGAAAATTCTTCGTATGCTACAAAAACTCCTGAAGCTCCTGTCTTCACTCAACCACCGTCATATGTTGTGTGA
- the LOC135834513 gene encoding uncharacterized protein LOC135834513, translating into MNVCFPKLKQWWCCYPCPVRIGVNHICVIGFVWNFAHLIDGSSKKDPPDFLKFLDSLYSPSYSYGHNFVDYGQLYYVIQSFVMFIGICPGLVMESFSCLNPLAVSETLMVLMYLIKILTFVWLRLHFIQSTEDPVKLFILFALHYYFCSIIFSFFNQISKREYRREHEMPTCIEIITSMKEASSPSASAPRQNDQTLPDTPVFTQPDLSINPPNERSQTAIPLGFNMPQSVVVNESPPS; encoded by the exons ATGAACGTGTGTTTTCCAAAGTTGAAACAATGGTGGTGTTGTTATCCGTGTCCGGTGAGAATAGGAGTGAATCATATTTGCGTTATTGGTTTT gtatggAACTTTGCGCACTTAATAGATGGATCCTCAAAAAAAGATCCGCCTGATTTCCTCAAATTCC tGGACAGTCTATATTCACCATCGTACTCGTATGGGCATAATTTCGTAGATTATGGTCAGTTGTACTACGTCATTCAAAGTTTTGTGATGTTCATCGGGATTTGCCCCGGTTTAGTTATG GAGTCATTTAGCTGCCTAAATCCGTTGGCCGTGAGTGAAACGCTTATGGTTCTTATGTATTTGATCAAAATACTGACCTTTGTGTGGCTGCGTTTGCATTTCATTCAATCGACAGAAGACCCTGTAAAACTGTTTATTTTATTTG CACTCCATTATTACTTTTGTTCGATTATCTTCAGTTTCTTCAACCAAATATCAAAACGAGAGTATAGGCGCGAACATGAAATGCCCACATGCATTGAAATCATTACATCGATGAAAGAAGCATCATCTCCTTCTGCATCTGCCCCCCGACAGAATGACCAAACCTTACCTGATACTCCTGTATTTACTCAGCCCGATTTGTCGATAAACCCGCCTAATGAACGATCTCAAACTGCGATCCCACTTGGATTCAACATGCCTCAATCTGTTGTCGTTAATGAAAGCCCACCGTCATAA